The Hoplias malabaricus isolate fHopMal1 chromosome X2, fHopMal1.hap1, whole genome shotgun sequence genomic interval CTTATTATCTTTTATAACTACTTATTAAGAATATTAATACATCAGACATTcccagattatttatttatttgtttatttatttatttaatataaaatattctcatgaataattaaattattgacAGCAAGGGTGGGCTTTTCgtttttctttaataaatgcacaggttattaatttaataagtcAAAAAGCAGATACTTCTAAAAATCTTAAACCGAAGTTGgatttgtgcttttattttgtaactgCACACGTGTGTTTGGATGAAGGCGAATGGCATCCTGCATGAGTTGTGTGGCAGAGACTCTCACTGGAGCCGCTTTACTGTCTTTACTTAGACCGTTTAAAACGTCTTCAGGTTAGTCAGATTAGGTTAGTCGGATTTTCTGGGTCTGATCTGCCTGCTTTACCGAGCTCAGAGCAGAGGGAGCGGGGAGAGGAACACAAACTGCACCCTACTGAGAAACACTGGGTTAGGGATTCTGtttccttgtgtttttttttgtttacttgtgtgtatttgtgttttggtttgtgtgtgtttgtttttgtttgtatatacctctgtgtttgtgtattgtaTTCTGTgtagctgtgtttttgtttttttattatttatttatttcttttgcgTTTCTGTGAGTGTTTGTATACATTcgtttatattcatttatatctgtttatatccatcatcatcatcatcattatggATCATCTTCCAACGTCAGAACCTGATCTCTCTGATATTTGTGGTTGAAtgtcatcagatcctcacagcaatgggcCAACATTTAGTTTAATGTCTTCACACAAGTGTGAAAGCTGTTACTGCATCAAATAAAATGGAGCAAACTACTGTGGGGTATTCGGCTAAGCAGAAATTCTCAGTTAGCCGGATCATTGAAGCCCAGAAGTGAGGCTTGTCCAACAGTTATTTCCTATTGGACAAGCTTAAATTTGGGCTTCAGTTATcacctgctttgtggaataaccCCCCTGAATAATACGCTTAGCTTCAGGAGAAATGCTGGTTGTATTTGTACACTCACATGCCTCTTTCTTACAGATCAAGGCAGGAATGGCAGAAGCTGCTGTTGATAACACAAACCAACCTGACGACTCAGTCCCTTTGAAAGACTCTGAACCAGAGCTGATGGAGGAGCCCAGCCCAGAGGATCAGCCTGCTTTAGAAAGCAAGGCAGGAGAAGAAAAGGTAGAAGACGAAAAAGCCAACGTCTACCGCTACATTAAAGAGGATCTGTTCACCTCAGAGATCTTCAAGGTGGAGATCCAGAATCTGCCCAAATACATTGGCTTCAACGACCTGAAGAAGTTCCTGAACAAACATGGCCTCAATCCGCACAAAATCAAACTGATGGGGAGGCAGAACTTTGCTTTCGTCACCTTCAAGAATCAGGTTTGAGCTCCTTTATCTCAGTACACACACCGATGAGCTGTTTTAAATGGATCCATCTGCACATGACATTATGCTTCCTCTTCAGTGCTGATATTTACTCATCAGCTGATATTAATAATGATTCTTTTGTTTTCACAGTCCAAAGAGACTGGTTCTTGATTTAAACTTTACTACCATTTCTGTCATTGTACTATATTACATATGAAAATGTACTGAAATATTCCCtagatttttttaatcatatctTTCATTACTATAATGTACCGTGCTTCAATCTCCCCTGGAATCCTTGAGCGCAAGatagaaacacaccttatacaCAGtaccagtccgtcacagggcatcacacactcacccagtcactcacacactctcacctatggacagtttcacgccccttcacccagtcactcacactctcacctatggacagtttcacgccccttcaccctgtcactcacactctcacctatggacagtttcacgccccttcgcccagtcactcacactctcacctatggacagtttcacgccccttcacccagtcactcacactctcacctatggacagtttcacgccccttcacccagtcactcacactctcacctatggacagtttcacgccccttcgcccagtcactcgcacactcacacctgtggacagtttcacgccccttcgcccagtcactcgcacactcacacctgtggacagtttcacgccccttcgcccagtcactcgcacactcacacctgtggacagtttcacgccccttcgcccagtcactcgcacactcacacctgtggacagtttcacgccccttcgcccagtcactcgcacactcacacctgtggacagtttcacgccccttcgcccagtcactcgcacactcacacctgtggacagtttcacgccccttcgcccagtcactcgcacactcacacctgtggacagtttcacgccccttcgcccagtcactcgcgcactcacacctgtggacagtttcacgccccttcgcccagtcactcgcacactcacacctgtggacagtttcacgccccttcgcccagtcactcgcacctgtggatggcttcacacagccagtccacctaccaacgtgtgtttttggagcatgggaggaaaccggagcaccctgaacGTCTAATATTAAATAAAGACAGTCTATGGCACAATATTCATGAGCTTATTTTACTACCATGTGTGAGAGAGGGGTCTATCTGGATTATTGCTCATTGTTTCTTACACCTCGAATGCGAATTCAAACATGTAAATGATTCCTGACTCTTGACCTGAAGGAAGAGCGAGACAAGGCCATGAAGCAGGTGCACGGCGTCCAATGGAAAGGCAGAGTGCTGAGCGTGCGTTTGGCCAAGCCCAAAGCTGACCCCAtcctgaggaagaggaaacaGGAGGAGGCAGAGGGACAACCTGCCCCTAAACGCTCTGCAGAGGGAGAGGGGACGGGGGACGAGGAGCCGCTCAGTGTCCAGATCAACAACGCTGTGACCCCGCTGTGGACAGTACCCTacgaggagcagctgaggaGGAAAGAGCTAGAGGTGCAGGCTGTTCTACACAGACTCACCAGGTAACATTAATGCAGGATTGATGGATCCGTCTTACAGATGTAGGCCAATGTAGTGTTGGGACTCTTGCCCAGAAACTGTAGgatgcagtgtggtgtgtttccctgagctgggaatcaaacctgCAATGATCCCATGATGCCACACAAACCCCTGTCATTGGTTAGAGTGGAAATAAAAGTTGTCAGATCTCTCAGGAGTGCTGATATTTATTGGATAGAATTAGGCTGGTTTTAAAGCATCACTAAGTaagattttgttgttgttgtttctgggCACCCTCTACAGTTGAAGAGCATAATAGACGTGTAGAGCACGGGTCTGAAATCATAGGGAAGGTCGAGGgatgggggtggtttcctactccACTCCTTAAGTTACAtacggtgcttttccactgcgtggtGTCGGCTCGACTCGACTTGGCTCGTCTCGTTTTTAGCTTGTGAAATGAATATGTTGTTGtttcaaaaccctgtctctaacgggAACTGCAGGCTTTGAAAAGCCACAAGAAGTCCAGGCgatttttacacattcacatatcATTTTTGTGGGGGTTTTTTTGGGATTGAAAACAGCTCCATGCCCCAGTTCATACAGTTCATTGCCCATCGGCCGAAGGAGCGTTTAAACGTCTTCAAAACACTTTGGGGTagttttacgagctgccgttttgagtcggataaaaacaacgTGAAACCTGGCGTAACTTCAGAGATAATACAAGTGGCGGCTTTGgcctggagctctgcattttgtggtgattgacaggtctcactggccaatcagcgctctgtagggtttacacatcacgatttagtacctacttgaCTCACTTGGAATCATAACCAAGCACAGACTGAAAAAAATACCTAGTTCCAGAAACCGGGACCGGATTTGGACAGAGCCTAGTCGaggtgcagtggaaaagtgctgaacccagagtagaAACGACAGAGGTCCTATTCTCCTTATTGCGAAGCGTCGTAATGATTTTAAAGATGAAAATTTAGGGTAAAATCatacttagtgttgctttaattattttttgaaaattaattttaacTGCCATCACTCAGGGATCATTAAACTGAGCTGATATAAACAATCAATTCAGATAATTAATAGCATCAAACCAATAAAGAGTAACCAGGTGAATATATTCTACTATAGTAAATACAGTATTCAGGGCAGCTGTGGTGTTGAGGTTAGAGAATCAAGCTTGAGGCCGGAGGGTTCAATTCCAGGGACaggaagtgcccttgagcaaggcacctaacccccaaactgctccccgggcgccaAGGTActtggcagccccctgctccgtgtgtgtgtgtgtgtgtgtgtgtgaagaattgctcactagtgtgtgtttgtgtgttcactatcaCGGATgagtcaaatgcagagaagcaatttccctaaggggatcaataaaaggtgtttcttcttctattgattcattttcattgttggatttctctgctctctctgttttcaGGGAAATAGGTAACAATAATAAGGCCATGCTCCCGTGGCTGTTTGTCCAGAAGAACAAGTACAAGAACATGTGCTGCCCACTGGAAGCCATTAGACCTTCACCACTGCAGGTACCACATGAAAACAGCAATTTAGATGCATTCAGTAAACGTTGCATGGCTTCAGAATGTAATTCACATATTTTGTCTCGTTGCTTTTTCTCCCTGGGGCCCCACGCAGGACTTTTGCTTCACAAACATTCTTATTTTATCATTTCCAACCTGTTTTATAAAATAGAATTAGGTTGATTAGTTGAATTAAGCCCAAAGTAAAGCCTGTGCAGTAGGAATAGAGTTGAGGAACATTCCTATTGGACACCTCTGACTTGACCCTCAGTGACCTTAAGCCTCGGTTGATCCGTATTTAAATTTGAGCTTAGGTTATCTGGCTAAATCCTAATTCCCGCTTTATGGAACGGTCCCGTGGAGTGTCCATGCGTCTCTGTACCCcagtgctgtgttgtgttgctTTGTTTGTCCTGACCGCTGCCTTGAGCAGAGCTCCTGCTGTAACAGAACTGGCTTCACTCCGCAGACAGAGTATCGGAAcaagtgtgagtttgtgatggGGAGGGGTGCAGACGGAGAGGATAAAACGGTGGGCTTTCGTCTGGGGAAGTATAAAGGAGGCTCGTGCGCGGTGGTCAGCCCCTCGGACACAATCCACATCCCTCAGGAGGCCAAGAGAGTCGTCCAGTTCTTCCAGCAGTTCATCAGGTACCATCTACAACACTCGGACGCTGTAGACTAGTCTCGCAGCCTCtgaattatttattgatttattatttgGGTTTAATTTTGTGTAAACTGCCTGAgggtaatacattttttaatcataTGTCATTTTATAAGACACACTTTAtacatatgttttatttatttttatctaagATCCTAAAAAATGTGATGATGACACAGAGCTCCTTCTGAACAGTTACATCACTGCGTCCAAAAAGAACGAGAGAGGGAATATTAATCAtgataatattcattcattcattatctgtaacccttatccagttcagggtcgcagtgggtccagagcctacctgtaatcattgggcgcaaggcaggagcacaccctggaggacacagacacacgcagacacagggagaacacaccacactcctcacagacagtcacccggaggaaacccatgcagacacagggagaacacaccacactcctcacagacagtcacccggaggaaacccatgcagacacagggagaacacaccacactcctcacagacagtcacccggaggaaacccatgcagacacagggagaacacaccacactcctcacagacagtcacccggaggaaacccacgcagacacagggagaacacaccacactcctcacagacagtcacccggaggaaacccacgcagacacagggagaacacaccacactcctcacagacagtcacccggaggaaacccacgcagacacagggagaacacaccacactcctcacagacagtcacccggaggaaacccacgcagacacagggagaacacaccacactcctcacagacagtcacccggaggaaacccacgcagacacagggagaacacaccacactcctcacagacagtcacccggaggaaacccacgcagacacagggagaacacaccacactcctcacagacagtcacccggaggaaacccacgcagacacagggagaacacaccacactcctcacagactgtcacccggaggaaacccacgcagactcagggagaacacaccacactcctcacagactgtcacccggaggaaacccacgcagacgcagggagaacacaccacactcctcacagactgtcacccggaggaaacccacgcagacgcagggagaacacaccacactcctcacagacagtcacccggaggaaacccacgcagacgcagggagaacacaccacactcctcacagacagtcacccggaggaaacccacgcagacgcagggagaacacaccacactcctcacagacagtcacccggaggaaacccacgcagacgcagggagaacacaccacactcctcacagaccatcagGTGGCCACTTCAATCCACGGCTGAAATGCCcctgagcaagacacctaagaGTTAATCACATTCTGAGGAGCTTGATGAAAGTGTGATGATGTGACTCACctctttataaataataatgtgctAGGTTCCAGATCCTCCCTGATTTCGTATTTCACTCTCAAAGTCTAAAACGTGattcaaatttaaatttaaatatccCACAAATTCCACTCCAGGTGCTGCCTTTGGGCAGTGACCAAAACAACTTGCTTTATCTAATGGATGATACCGCTTGATGTTCTGTATTTCTGTGGACAGGACTACTCCCTATGCAGTGTACAGTCCAGAGACTTATGAAGGCCACTGGAGGCAGCTGACAGTACGGACGAGTCGGACAGCTCAGATCATGGCAATGGTCTTCTTCAATCCACAGGTTtatgtctctcttttttttcttctacagAAAGTGTAGCAGAGTAGCGTGTGTATAATCTTTATGAAAAAGCATTGTCTGGAATGGGATGccttgaagcagctgcacatgaacctaaaATCACCATACTAAACACCATGCGTGAGCTAGAAGGTTGTTCAGCCCACGGCATTGCaccgtggagcagtggaactgtgttctccatcCAGCATGGGTTTAAAATAAgctggtgtgttttctgtgtgagatccagaactaatctaaCCTTGCTGATGTTTATTTGGCTGCTCTTCAAAGTAATGTTCCcacatctagtgtaaaaccttcccagaagagtacagACTGCCTGTTAGCGCTGTAGAGAGGAACACACCCCTGATTAATGGCCTCCATTTAAGAGATTCTTCTCATCTTTGGTCAGAAAGCGTGAATAATCCTGACTGTGATTCTTCTATCTCAGAAACTCTCAACCGAGGAGATCCAGGCTCTGAAGGATTCTCTGAGACACTATTTcacagaaggagaggggaaagAGAGTGGAATCACGTCTCTGCACTTTGTGAGAATGGGACAAAGGTGAGAGTTTATAACCCACTGAGGCAGGGATCATCAATCAACTGTGCACTTGTACTCTGTACGAATTCCCATCACATACGATACTAACAACACTAGGAGGGTGAGAAACAGCATGTGCTTCCTGTGAGAGAGACTGCTAATGCCCGAGTCGGTCAGATGAGCTAACAGACGCCCGTGCTGCCTGCCACAGTGCTGTGTAATGAGGGGTTGAATCAGTCCATGCcactcactcagagagagcaaagGCATTTCTGCTTTCTTAGACCTCTCAGCCTCAGGTGGCTGAGGTATCACCGGGGGGTGAACTAGCCGGGCCACTCAGGAGCATTTTGGGTTTTGATGTGAAGGATTAGGGCTTGGAAATATACAGTTCACGGTATTTTCAATTACTTCAgttatgtgtttgtttggaaAATTAGGACGTCTGCAGGAACGGAGGATCTGCCGTGTGAGCTGGTGGCCGGAGATGAGTGGATCCACGAAGAGCTACTTGGCCTTAAATTCCGCATTTCCCCTCACTCTTTCTTCCAGGTAAACGTCAGTCACTATACATCCTTTCAGACTCCTACAAGAAGgatgaacacaaacaaaagtT includes:
- the LOC136676496 gene encoding tRNA (uracil-5-)-methyltransferase homolog A-like; protein product: MAEAAVDNTNQPDDSVPLKDSEPELMEEPSPEDQPALESKAGEEKVEDEKANVYRYIKEDLFTSEIFKVEIQNLPKYIGFNDLKKFLNKHGLNPHKIKLMGRQNFAFVTFKNQEERDKAMKQVHGVQWKGRVLSVRLAKPKADPILRKRKQEEAEGQPAPKRSAEGEGTGDEEPLSVQINNAVTPLWTVPYEEQLRRKELEVQAVLHRLTREIGNNNKAMLPWLFVQKNKYKNMCCPLEAIRPSPLQTEYRNKCEFVMGRGADGEDKTVGFRLGKYKGGSCAVVSPSDTIHIPQEAKRVVQFFQQFIRTTPYAVYSPETYEGHWRQLTVRTSRTAQIMAMVFFNPQKLSTEEIQALKDSLRHYFTEGEGKESGITSLHFVRMGQRTSAGTEDLPCELVAGDEWIHEELLGLKFRISPHSFFQTNTLAAEVLYSAVAEWAQLDLQSTVLDVCCGTGTIGISLAKRVKKVIGIELCQEAVEDAKVNAESNGLTNIEFHCGKAEDILPNVLNAVVSPHVTAIVDPPRAGLHSKVILAIRRAEHLKRLVYVACNAKAAMNNFVDLCRAPSNRVRGSAFRPVRAMAVDLFPQTMHCEAILLFERVDYSPSVSSTAPRTTED